CCCAGTCATGTTTTTTTCTGAATTTCGCATAAACATTTgttcacaatgtcattttttatCTCTCGTAGCAACAGCAGCCCGACTCCCCAGTGATTCTGTCTTGACCTCTAAAACAGCTCGTGTTGGATGCTGGAACCATTTTGAAAGAACGTTTTCATGACAGTTTATCGTGTACACAATACAAAAGTACATAATTACAGGCATGGCAGGGTGCTTTACTGAGAGCACACACCTGTGAAAACAGCATCTCTAGTACtagtctctctttttttcatttatttttcaaaCCAACAGGGCAACAGGGCAAGGCCACTATCAACCAAAGGTAGCTTCAAAAAAATCTTTGACTTAGCATAatgagagacatacacactgtaCATCACTAAAACACCGTCAAATTCTACTTCAACGCCACATGTTCACGTAACAGTCTGCATTTCAACGCCTGATAGGAAGTATTGTCATGGTCATACAAGCAGCACAGGCCTCGCTCCTGACAGACAGGAGTGTCCCTCTCTGACTCCACTCCAAGGTAGTCAGTAACACCTGCTTTAAATCGTTTTAAAACAGGTTTTTGTTTAGTTTGAGTTTTTAATTCACTCCATGATCCTTCTCCTCAGTCTTGTCGTCCTCCGGTAGACTCCATCATGGGCGGGTTTAAAAGAAAGCCCCAAAGAAAACAGAGGTCAGGATGGAGTTGTGGGAAAAGGTGAAGCGGggttggtggtgttggtggggggcgGTAGCGGACCTGGACATCCCACAATGCAGTTCAGTTACCTGTGCGTACCCAGAATGCATTGGTGGCCCCCCAAGCGTCATCAGGTGAGGTCCAGCCAGCTGGGTCGTTTGTGGGGCTTGCAGGTGTGGACGTCCACCGTGTCCTCACAGTCCTTGCACTCCACCGCACAGCACCACCTGAACTTACACTCGCACTGCGTGACGCGCTTCACCCGCATCGTGTCATAGCCCCGCCCACAGCACATGACCTCGCAGCCGTCCGTCCCCCGGGAAGACTTGTTGCAGACCCGCCCGGCTGTTCCCAGAGAGCCTGTCAGACAGGGACCACACACCTGGTTAGAACATGCTGGTGACGCCATAGTTGCcaaagaccagagagagaccatgttTAAGACCAGAGACCACATTAGAGAGACCGGCGACCAGGAGAGACCCTGTTAAAGCTCTGTCAGAGCAGAGGCCAGGGGAGGTACCCTTGGGGTGTTTGGGAATGTGACCTGTGATGACCACAGGAGGATTTGAAAACCAATCCTGCAGTGTCCTGAGGGTGTGAATTCCTTCACAATAGATATGAGCGCAGAAGAGAGTTCTGAGCCTCTAAGCTGCACCTCCAGCCGTCCCCCCCAGTCTCGCTCCTGATCCCTGCCCACGACACCACACTCTCCTGGGGATGAGTCTGTCTACAGGTGGGAGACTGAccacctggtgacctggtgcagccgaAAACAACTTGGAAGTTCACAGCTCTAAAGACAGTGGAGGTGGTTGGGGACTCCGGAgagagcccagcccagccccaccctcccccagcaccctgTGTGAGTGACACCCTAGAGCCCTTCCACTTCCTGGGCACCGTCATCCCCCAGGACGTCAAGTGGGCAAAGCAACACCACAGCCAGGACCGTGTTGTCAGTATGACGGTCAGAACGTGTCTGTCTGCCGGAGGGAGTCTGCTTACTCCACTGGAGTGGgagcacaggaggagggagacacagattACCACAGGAAAGAAAACACAGCAGGAATTACTGAGTAATTCTAGGGGTCAAATAATTGACCTTTAAGCTGTGAAGGAATGAGAGGCCTCATGAGATGAGTGTGGGAGGTGGGTCGGTGCACTGGTATGCTATCTGCCTCTTATCCTATCCACATCTTCATCTATGCTACCATCAAATTCAGAACTGGTGTAAAAGTCTGTACAACTTCCCAGACATTGTGAAATGAATCTGGACATCGACACTGGACATTGGATACTGGATATTGCACACTGAGTTTGAATGAAGCttgagtgagggagagtgaaatGTTTTTACGCTTATCTGATCGACTGAAACCAGGGGGATTTACACCAGTTAAAACCACCAGATAATGATCTGAGGTggggaaaaaaggaaaagagagacattTGACAGCAGATCAAGATGTTGCAGTTTCACCCCCCACCAGagaaccccccaacccccatcccacggtacgtcgctttggatgaaagcgccTGCTAAACCAACGCATCACACAAGCTGATCGACACCCCCTGGACCCACCAGCGGATCTGTCCATGAGACAGTAGTCGGGTGAGTTCTCCACGAACACCAGCTCGTTCTTGGTGCTGCCCTGGAGGTTCCTGTCGGCAACGGTGAAGCCCGTCCCGTCCTGGTTCATGGTCACCTCCACCGCCGTGTTGTACTTCTTGCGGAGGTAGTCTCCGGTGCGCCGGAAGTCGGACATGGCGAGCCAGCAGGTCCTCAGCGCGCAGGAGCCGCTGACCCCGTGACACTTGCACTCCAGCTTCATGAAGCGCTTCACCGCctggagaggtcagaggtcagggagtGATGTCAGGCAATAACTATATACCACGGTAATGGATATGTGTCTGTGAGGGAGTTTTGGCTACTTGGTAAACTGGGTGGGTTGGGATGgtaggggttggggggtgggggttggtgtTGAATAGTTAAAAACACCAGCATGTCGTTTCAATGTAATTGGTAACAACAAAAGAGCACTGATAAAAGACCAAGATTCCAGATGGAACCCGTTTCTTCCCCAAGTTCAGAACCGCAAttacgtgtgttgtgtgtccctccctcccccccccccccccccgaaaacgATAAAGGGGTTCTACGTGTAACCTTTTCCCCCAGAGTTCCCCTCGGTTCTCCCGACGAGGAACCCCTCAGCCTCACCATTCGACCGCAGCGGTTGTTGTGGAGGTTCATGAGCGCCCGTGCATCCTTCACCATCCTCTCCCTGGCGTCTACGAACGCCTTGGCGAACTTGATGCCGTAGTGGATGTTGTCGCTGCAGCCTCCCCAGCCAAACTCGCCCCTGTCGTCACTGGCCTGGCCGCGCTTCTGACTGTCGCAGCTGCAGATCTTCAGGTCGCCCTGGCTGCAGGCGCGGGTGATGGCGTAGACCACACCTGCCGAGGAGATGGCGTACACGAATGCCGCCTCGCGGCTACCTGAGAAGTGAggcaggaggtgagacaggaggtgaggcaggaggtgaggcaggaggtgaggcaggaggtgagacaggaggtgaggcaggaggtgaggcaggaggtgaggcaggagatgAGGCAGGAGGGTCTGGAGCAGAGGCATGGGTTTCCACTTTTTTTGAAAatcttcatttacatttttattgaGGAAATCATATTTAAAGCATGCACCCTTAGTTATAGCAAGGAAGCCCTCCCACATTTGACATCAAACCTACGTGCCTGGTCTGGAGTATTGTTAAGATATACTGTTGTGAGGAAGAGTAGagttatatttacatttgagACCTTTAGTGGAAGCATTTTACGATTTGCACCACTATACCGTGGGAACGAGTATACACAACTTtgtcagagcagagagagttTACTAGCAACATGACCTGCATGATTATGAGCTAGAGAGGTTTATCCTGACCCTAATAAGAAGATGGGGTGCACAGCCGTGGTGCCGGGTGGATCATATCCTTGTATGGTGACTATTAGCTCACACACCCACCTGACCTGGAACATCCCCTTTCACCTTTTCCGTTCTGCACAGATGGCAGCTTTCTCAGTCACTGTCTGTGTTTTCGTTTCAGGAGATGAGATTCAGGGTTATTTGGTCTGGCGGTCCACCCGGCCTCCCGCTCTCATTCCTGCTCACGCACCGCAGCAGACCGCAGGCGCTGTGGCGCAGGGGAGGACGGCTTGCTCGGCCGGCCAGAAACATCTACCCAAATATTTACATCTCCTATTACTGTTGAGACATTGCTCGTGTGGATCTTTCTATCTGCTACTTGTTTTCAGAGAACTACCCCGTTCTCCGACTCGCCCCGTTCATGGGAAGGTGAAGAGGAACACGGTGACACCACACCTCTGTGGAGGcgtcctccttccatctctatgtctctctaatcctctctctctctctctctggtcctcgctgtctctctctctgtctctctaatcctctctctctctctctggtcctctatgtctctctccctgtctctctaatcctctctctgtctctctctctgtctctctctctctggtcctctctgtctctctaatcctctctctctctctggtcctctatgtctctctctctgtctctctaatcctctctctgtctctctctctgtctctctggtcctctctgtctctctaatcctctctctctgtctctctaatcctctctgtctctctctctattttttacatactgtctttctctctctgcctcactctctcagtctctttctcacacagacacacacactcactctcacacaccccccacGGCCTGAGCCCCGTACTCACTGTGGTGCATGACCCTCCCGAACACggtgtggtctctctccagcGTGCTGCAGTTCCAGCGCTGGTGCCTGAACTGGTGCTGGCACTCCTTGATCCACTCCTGGGCGCCCTCCCCGATGGACTGCATCAGGTCTGGGTGCCGCTGGCAGAGCTGCCGCTGCTTGTTCACAAGCCCCGGGATGTTGTCGCAGATCACCCTGGCGCCCAGCGCCCCGATGTACCTGGGGGGCACGAGGCACAGGTGCGAGGCTGTCACCGCGGTTCTCACAGAACCCAGACGGAACCCAGAGAGAACCCAGATGGTACGAACAGAACCCAAACAAAACCCAGACGGAACCCAGAGAGAACCCAGATGGTATGAACAGAACCCAAGCAGAACCCAGACGGAACCCAGAGAGAACCCAGATGGTATGAACAGAACCCAAACTGAATCCAAATGGAACTTAGGGAACCCTGACAAAACCCAAACAGAACATACAGAACACATGGACTTGGGACTTCTTTTTTTCATATGAATCAAAACAGATACCAGCCTGTTTTCTGAACTACTGTTGGAGTAATGAGTACTCACAGGGTGTAGGAAAGTCCTAACAGGAGGCCTTAATGGGGAGGATGCCCCCTACAGGTCAGGACTGTCAATTGCTCTTCGACCACATGGTGTCATGTTCACGGTGAGTGAACCAATTATACATCCCAGTAATTGACAGTGAGGACTTCTAAAAGGACAGCTTTAAACCACACATATGTACGAGCGCAcgtacacacggacacacacacacacaggcacacacatgcagacacacgcactcacagtaCTTGGAACACCTCTCACTATGTTAGGGgttctgtatttatttaccGGTATATACGGACATTCATCACCTGGGTcacctgtgtgtctccctggGTTTCACCTGCATGAACTTGTTTGCTAAACTGTTTTGTACATATATGTACTACCCGATTTGACCCTGCGTTTTACCATCTACAGACGTGTATTTGGGGTTTTTGATTTCCCATTCTTATTTTCTTCTTACTTGCTGCAATTTCCCCTTGGGGATCACTAAAGTacctacaggcacacacacacactcaaacttggactgacacacacacacacacagggacaaagacacacacaccagccaagcGCTGGCACGGTCACATGACACGGTCACATGACACAACCCCCCCACGCGGCTGCAGGCTTCGGTCTCCTGCCGGATATCCTAACCCCATAATCACAGTCACATTTGTGACACGccaagttcacacacacacacacatacacgtgcagGTACACACATTCTGTAAGCACGCACGCTTGctcgcaaacacacagacaacagtTTCCACTCCTGATATGGCTGCGCTGTTTCCCAACAACAATGTGCCTGTCTGAGCAATAAAACAGAACAGAGCCCAACCACCATGTTTACACCCTCAGGAGAATAAGCCTGGAGCCAAAcgaccctcccccagcctcccccagccttccttcatctccccagcctcccccagccttccttcatctcccgagcctcccccagccttccttcatctcccgagcctcccccagcctcccttcatctcccctagcctcccccagccttccttcatctcccgagcctcccccagccttccttcatctccccagcctcccccagccttccttcatctccccagcctcccccagccttccttcatctccccagcctccc
The window above is part of the Osmerus mordax isolate fOsmMor3 chromosome 1, fOsmMor3.pri, whole genome shotgun sequence genome. Proteins encoded here:
- the LOC136947502 gene encoding protein Wnt-2b-A-like, with amino-acid sequence MALRLAPRNSTIYRHPPKPRLRIFFTFILLLLIFTPRVESSWWYIGALGARVICDNIPGLVNKQRQLCQRHPDLMQSIGEGAQEWIKECQHQFRHQRWNCSTLERDHTVFGRVMHHSSREAAFVYAISSAGVVYAITRACSQGDLKICSCDSQKRGQASDDRGEFGWGGCSDNIHYGIKFAKAFVDARERMVKDARALMNLHNNRCGRMAVKRFMKLECKCHGVSGSCALRTCWLAMSDFRRTGDYLRKKYNTAVEVTMNQDGTGFTVADRNLQGSTKNELVFVENSPDYCLMDRSAGSLGTAGRVCNKSSRGTDGCEVMCCGRGYDTMRVKRVTQCECKFRWCCAVECKDCEDTVDVHTCKPHKRPSWLDLT